In the genome of Paracoccus sp. MBLB3053, one region contains:
- the pcaC gene encoding 4-carboxymuconolactone decarboxylase — translation MNERFDQGMATRRRVLGDAHVDRAEANKTAFDEPFQSLITEAAWGSVWSRDTITARERSMLTIALLAGLGNDHELAMHVRATANTGASKEDVLEALLHVAIYAGVPRANHAIKIAKETFAEMESKR, via the coding sequence ATGAACGAACGATTCGATCAGGGTATGGCCACCCGCAGGCGCGTGCTTGGCGACGCCCATGTGGATCGTGCAGAGGCGAACAAGACTGCCTTTGACGAACCCTTCCAGAGCCTGATCACCGAAGCAGCCTGGGGTTCTGTCTGGTCGCGCGACACGATCACGGCGCGCGAACGCTCGATGCTGACCATCGCGCTGCTTGCCGGGCTGGGCAATGACCACGAATTGGCAATGCATGTGCGCGCCACGGCCAATACCGGTGCCAGTAAGGAAGATGTGCTGGAAGCACTTCTGCACGTCGCCATCTATGCCGGCGTGCCGCGCGCGAACCACGCCATCAAGATCGCCAAGGAGACATTCGCGGAAATGGAGAGCAAGCGATGA